CTGCAGGCCGGCCCGGTCATCATCGAGGACAACTGCTTCATCGGCGCCCGTGCCGAAGTGGCGGAAGGCGTGGTGGTCGAGGAAGGCTCGGTGCTTTCGATGGGCGTCTATATCGGCGCTTCCACCAAGATCGTCGACCGGGCGACCGGCGAGGTGCACTACGGCCGCGTGCCTGCCTATTCGGTGGTGGTCTCGGGCGCCATGCCCGGCAAGCCCTTCCCCGACGGCACCCCCGGCCCCAGCCTCTACTGCGCCGTGATCGTCAAGAAGGTCGACGAGAAGACCCGCTCCAAGACCTCGATCAACGAGCTGCTCAGGGATTGATCCCCGATTGCCGGGGCGGCAGGCCTGAACTAGAGTGATCCGGTCTTTCACCCGGAGGCCCGCCGATGCTGACGCGGCTGGAACTCGAAGGCTTCAAGAACTTCCGCAAGGCGACCCTGGACCTGGGGCCGCTGACGGTTCTCGTCGGCGCCAACGCGGCGGGAAAAAGCAATATCCGTGACGCACTCCGCTTCCTGCACGGCATCTCGCGCGGCTACTCCCTGGCCGAGATCATCGGGGAAAAGTACGGACCGGGCGGGGAGCAGATCTGGGCCGGAATTCGCGGAGGAAATCGAGAAATATTTTTTGATTCGAAGCATTTTCTTCGAATAGATGTCGAAGCACGATGCGACGCCTCGCTCATAACAAATGTTGTTACCTCTGAAAATTATCGTGAATTCGAATATAATATTCGAGTAACTGCAGATGTTTCCGGAGAATCCCCGAGAACAATTTATGAATCATTGTACTTCCCTCTTGCAAATCTTGGATCTCCTCAAGGAGGCGGCCATTTTGCATTCCAAGCCTACGCCATGGGAAGCGGGACTTCGCCAGCATATGCAGCCACAGCCACGATGGTGTATGCGGTTGCCGCTACCTTGCTTGGTTCATTGGGGAACGTGATCGAAATTCGGGAGTCCGGTCCGATCCTCTCAATGGTTCTAGATGAAGGAGCGAAGTTCATCGGCGATCCCGAAGCAGGTGTTCGTGTGCGGCATGAGCTCGGCAGCATGCGTTTCCTCGACCTCAATCCGGAAGCCATGCGCCGGCCGTCCCTTCCCGGCCAGACCATCCTGGGCGACCGAGGGGAGAACCTGGCCTCGGTGCTGCACGCCATCTGCCAGGACGAGACAAGCAAGGCGACCCTGCTGGACTGGGTGCGCGAACTGACTCCCATGGACGCCGCCGATTTCGAGTTCCCGGCCGATCCC
This is a stretch of genomic DNA from Magnetospirillum sp. WYHS-4. It encodes these proteins:
- a CDS encoding 2,3,4,5-tetrahydropyridine-2,6-dicarboxylate N-succinyltransferase, with protein sequence LQAGPVIIEDNCFIGARAEVAEGVVVEEGSVLSMGVYIGASTKIVDRATGEVHYGRVPAYSVVVSGAMPGKPFPDGTPGPSLYCAVIVKKVDEKTRSKTSINELLRD
- a CDS encoding AAA family ATPase, coding for MLTRLELEGFKNFRKATLDLGPLTVLVGANAAGKSNIRDALRFLHGISRGYSLAEIIGEKYGPGGEQIWAGIRGGNREIFFDSKHFLRIDVEARCDASLITNVVTSENYREFEYNIRVTADVSGESPRTIYESLYFPLANLGSPQGGGHFAFQAYAMGSGTSPAYAATATMVYAVAATLLGSLGNVIEIRESGPILSMVLDEGAKFIGDPEAGVRVRHELGSMRFLDLNPEAMRRPSLPGQTILGDRGENLASVLHAICQDETSKATLLDWVRELTPMDAADFEFPADPTGRIMLMLVERSGRKITAYSASDGTLRFLAIIAALLGPHPASFYFFEEIDNGIHPARLHLLLQLIEQVVANRIRFSMPRWCIACRITRKAASNGSSTFPAPRS